In Oscillospiraceae bacterium, the following are encoded in one genomic region:
- a CDS encoding helix-turn-helix transcriptional regulator has product MGIIRDEIAKNILYYRKKIGMSQKDFASKMGVSPPSVSNWESGTNSIDIENLFKACQILGVSIDDIYGKCRISEEYQGEQKKPTANGDKPYDDELSQIISIYKELSVENRAKFLELSRLYSDALRSNDKK; this is encoded by the coding sequence ATGGGAATTATAAGAGACGAAATAGCGAAGAATATATTATATTATAGGAAGAAAATCGGAATGTCACAAAAGGATTTTGCTTCAAAAATGGGTGTGAGCCCTCCCTCGGTTTCGAATTGGGAAAGTGGAACGAATTCAATAGATATCGAGAATTTGTTCAAAGCATGTCAAATTCTCGGAGTTTCCATAGATGATATTTATGGTAAATGCAGAATTTCTGAAGAATATCAAGGAGAACAAAAAAAGCCCACCGCCAATGGCGATAAGCCGTATGACGATGAGCTAAGTCAAATTATTTCTATTTACAAAGAGCTATCCGTTGAAAATCGTGCCAAATTTCTTGAACTGAGTCGCCTTTATTCAGACGCATTGCGCAGTAACGATAAAAAATAA
- a CDS encoding helix-turn-helix transcriptional regulator — protein MIGTKIKKYLDERGIKYKTIAEKANIENSIFSVILNEKRKLSAEEYFEICKALDVNASYFSDIA, from the coding sequence ATGATAGGGACAAAAATAAAAAAATACCTGGATGAACGAGGCATAAAGTATAAAACAATCGCTGAAAAAGCGAATATTGAAAACAGTATTTTTTCAGTAATTCTGAATGAAAAGCGAAAATTATCTGCTGAAGAGTACTTTGAAATTTGCAAAGCTTTAGATGTAAACGCTTCGTATTTTTCTGATATTGCATAA
- a CDS encoding AbrB/MazE/SpoVT family DNA-binding domain-containing protein — protein MKEFARNIDPLGRIVIPKELREQNGIEEGDALYIKATTEGITLVPLKSHCVICGTAKDLVTVDNISVCRKCGGKIIDRFTKANK, from the coding sequence ATGAAAGAATTTGCGCGAAACATAGACCCGCTCGGCCGGATAGTGATACCCAAGGAGCTCCGGGAGCAGAACGGCATCGAAGAGGGTGACGCCTTATACATCAAGGCGACGACGGAAGGAATAACGCTTGTTCCGCTGAAATCGCATTGTGTAATATGCGGTACAGCAAAAGACCTCGTGACGGTTGATAACATATCGGTATGCCGCAAATGCGGCGGTAAAATCATCGATCGCTTTACGAAAGCGAATAAATAA
- a CDS encoding DUF4406 domain-containing protein: protein MCQKASELKKGREHESKVQIGGVYRRGGNRDPRGTLPGRRSRMGGDNGIGDPVGLGDEMCICDVEERGEMKKRIYIAGAIRGTNDYVFRFKQAETCLRACGWDEIINPAAVGIMLPKLEQKEIMPICIAMLSVCEHIFILNNSDKSPGVSEEKASSVNKGITIHYEKDGYPFPPVEN, encoded by the coding sequence ATGTGTCAAAAGGCGAGTGAGCTGAAGAAAGGCAGAGAGCATGAAAGCAAAGTACAGATCGGCGGCGTATATCGCCGCGGCGGTAATAGGGATCCTCGCGGCACTCTGCCTGGGCGCCGCTCCCGTATGGGCGGGGATAACGGTATCGGTGATCCTGTGGGCCTGGGTGATGAGATGTGTATATGTGATGTGGAGGAGCGGGGAGAGATGAAAAAAAGAATCTACATAGCCGGCGCGATCCGCGGCACGAACGATTATGTATTCCGCTTCAAGCAAGCGGAAACCTGCCTCCGCGCCTGCGGATGGGATGAAATCATAAATCCCGCGGCGGTCGGGATAATGCTCCCGAAACTGGAACAGAAAGAAATTATGCCTATATGTATCGCTATGCTTTCAGTATGCGAGCATATTTTTATACTCAACAATTCAGACAAAAGCCCCGGCGTGTCCGAGGAAAAGGCAAGCTCAGTAAATAAAGGGATAACAATTCATTATGAAAAAGACGGGTATCCATTCCCGCCAGTGGAAAATTAA
- a CDS encoding ASCH domain-containing protein — MITLPIKCLWFDKIKSGEKREEYRSNNPHYDSLFRKHEEKQIAVMFRNGYNSNAPSVICDVIPHRQRTGRPEWGAEPGVLYWSLEILNVNIIEKAKEK, encoded by the coding sequence ATGATTACTCTCCCTATAAAATGCTTATGGTTTGATAAAATCAAAAGCGGAGAAAAGCGTGAAGAATATCGCTCGAATAATCCACATTACGACAGTTTGTTTAGAAAACACGAAGAGAAACAAATAGCAGTAATGTTTAGAAATGGTTACAACAGCAATGCCCCGTCTGTCATATGCGATGTTATACCGCATAGGCAGCGCACAGGCCGCCCGGAGTGGGGAGCTGAACCCGGGGTGTTGTATTGGTCGCTCGAAATATTAAATGTAAATATAATTGAAAAAGCAAAGGAGAAATAA
- a CDS encoding PBSX family phage terminase large subunit: MMRGSAGSGKSYDTAQFYIIRILSQPGRNLLCVRKTDLTNRVSTYSELTKAINRLGLQAYFKCTVSPLMIRCVNGNMILFGGCKDESQREKLKSITALKGNITDIWCEEATELSQEDYDTLDDRLRGRLPDNLFYQMRFTFNPVSASHWIKGYFFDAINPNVYCHKSTYRDNAFADPGQYARMELMRVRNPERYKIYGMGEWGNIGGLVFNNYEVKDLTGITFDDERYGQDFGFNHASALLDVGIKDGDIYITREIYKYMTTNRGMIRAANEDGKLNKRIPLLCDSAEPDRIQEWYDAGYNAMGVNKQLHEGSSLSYSIEWLQDRKIYISPDCPETLREISTWSWKKDPQGRYTDIPIAYGDDAMAALRYACFDWIPQEEDYYAKRKKHEKKVFAFDDVFEKSKKPGIDKGKTVII, translated from the coding sequence ATGATGCGCGGATCAGCGGGATCGGGAAAATCCTATGATACCGCGCAGTTTTATATCATCCGTATCCTTTCACAGCCCGGCCGGAACCTGTTATGCGTGAGAAAAACAGATCTCACAAACCGCGTAAGCACATACAGTGAGCTCACAAAGGCAATAAACCGCCTGGGACTGCAAGCGTATTTTAAATGCACGGTGTCCCCGCTTATGATTCGCTGCGTAAACGGCAATATGATACTATTCGGCGGGTGTAAAGATGAAAGTCAGCGTGAAAAGCTGAAATCCATTACCGCGCTGAAAGGAAACATAACCGACATATGGTGTGAAGAGGCGACGGAGCTGTCCCAGGAGGATTATGATACCCTCGACGACCGTCTCCGTGGCCGCCTCCCGGATAATCTGTTTTATCAGATGCGGTTTACGTTTAACCCCGTCTCCGCGTCTCACTGGATTAAGGGATATTTCTTTGACGCGATTAACCCGAATGTATATTGCCATAAATCCACATACCGCGATAATGCTTTTGCGGATCCAGGACAATACGCCCGTATGGAGCTTATGCGCGTCCGGAATCCGGAAAGATATAAAATATACGGGATGGGTGAATGGGGCAATATCGGCGGCCTTGTCTTTAACAATTACGAGGTCAAGGATCTTACCGGGATAACCTTTGACGATGAACGGTACGGACAGGACTTCGGATTCAATCACGCCTCCGCGCTCCTGGATGTCGGCATAAAAGACGGCGACATATACATAACCCGCGAAATATATAAATACATGACGACAAACCGCGGGATGATACGCGCGGCCAACGAAGACGGGAAATTAAATAAAAGAATCCCGCTCTTATGCGACAGCGCGGAGCCGGATCGTATCCAGGAATGGTACGACGCCGGGTATAACGCAATGGGCGTAAATAAGCAGCTCCATGAAGGAAGCAGCCTGTCCTATTCCATCGAATGGTTGCAAGACCGGAAGATCTATATAAGCCCGGACTGCCCGGAAACGCTGCGCGAGATATCAACGTGGAGCTGGAAAAAGGATCCGCAAGGACGTTACACAGATATACCGATAGCATACGGAGACGACGCAATGGCGGCGCTTCGGTACGCTTGCTTCGACTGGATCCCGCAGGAAGAGGACTATTACGCGAAGCGGAAGAAACACGAAAAGAAGGTGTTCGCTTTCGACGATGTTTTCGAGAAATCCAAAAAGCCCGGGATCGACAAGGGCAAGACCGTTATTATCTAA